The nucleotide sequence cttacgaagtttcttggcctctgcccttcagccttgtctcggtacttggagattgcctctgcatgctccacctcctcggcccctttcacgaccaagcgctctccccccatgagagcaagggatcaatgacttgcacggaagtcccgcctctgcggtaccatggcactgccatgcccatggccctactatccgtcgcctcgcctctgtatcccttttcttcacaatcagtagagatgtctccgtggcactcctctaagtccacctccattctaactgatgcttgattttgggtagctaagtccctctggactcgtcgtcgcttcctcgcccctttcgaccccctgcttcaacacctctgtgttctccaagcagtctgtttggtcgatggaaagacagactgcaactcccatgcatggcctctgccatcacgttgtagagtttgcaccgattctgttctccttagcttccttggtagcaacgttcgcttactcgaccttgtcctctgacttgtcgggctcccttaagcgaatatgagctctggagcagtccaactctccagttgcttcgatcatacctctgcatgatcaagtccctcccatggaactcactggtacttgcattcgaactcttcccttggtggaacccagcccccatatactgatgaccaaggttttcatccgatgcaaaattcggtgcacgcccggaagacccgcctctgcggtaccatggccttcactccttgaatccatagcccttcttgccgtcgtgttgttcaccaaagcggagctcccagtagctcctgatcatacctccatatgatctcatccctcacgggacggattgtgtgtatcgcattgccacgaactgttccaccacgatccgctgcaccatgtcgcctcctggtgacatctccattgcattctgatctttgtggaataaactcgaattgtgaaccctccatgtgtggcctctgccaatacatcgcagggtcacctccaccttcgattttgttcgttcctttggcaatcgaccttcatccacccactcttgggtcacacctagatgaagcaccgctctaggacagtccgtcgcctagtagctctcgaagtccaccgacttcactgatctgtgcaccattgtctggatcctgggcctctgcccctaccagcacaatctccgctgcgcactgcttccttcatagcaactcaaatggcaacactgtggcatattcttcaagagtacccgcctctgcgtcctcttgccccgtgctaaggcccttctcaacccaacttcgcctccgcaaattgagtcgccttagttcctccatcaaatgcttctccgagttaaggtgcatgtgccgcaaagctcccttcgtctttggcaccatgcaagatgagtccgctccgtcagaaagaaggacccatggaacaacatgatcctacccttgcctctgcaagagttcatgtctttgacctctgtctaaggaaagcactgtgcttctgcttcaTGTTCGAACTtcactgctggctcccttcatgcggcttgggtacttcgccaagttacacccaagttgctccgctcctcgttcttgcattgagtcgatggtggccctcgcgcccaccattccacgggtcagccctcccttgagtccgatctccatatcgactctaagtgtgccttcatttaagttgctttaggtcgctcccccacttgatctcgcaatgcatccaccaatgcattctctcgagcgagatcatgcgacaactcctcgccgcttgctcagtccatcgagcttcgtgaagttgttgtttgtgaggtactcctcctcaacatgtgaagtccgtctcacatgattctctctctggagtgccgagacttatccctcctagataactgtcccgttggagcaacatctctcatcgtttcggagaccaccatccccgtggactactccgatctgctgaacaaactgtgcattgttctgcctcttgcaaacgcacttgctagattgcgcctccacgtcaatacagccaccactgcacccctcaaggcctagcaacatgctgaactcgttgcacacttcagccttctacggacgtatcctttgcatgccgaagagaaagttttaatgctccattggcgccgagtctcggccgccttgggatggccacgaacattccatcatccgcatacaagcccatgcatgagtaccaaattcttcgagttagcaattcccctcacctctgtgagctttgcataactcttttggtcgttgagcaactcattccaccttggatggtctcattcttgccaagcgcctcgcctgcttagagcaccatcaagtatggttgtcaacgttgagccgtagctcaaactcagccatcccaacctttgtgcgctccgcattcttccaagcttgcctgttctcgtggtgcctcttgcgcgaagggttggccattcctctgaatgccaatgtcagatgcccgctcctctgagcgactcttttccctacatctccatgcccgttttccctcaaacggtcgcgcgtgtgctgactgccctccatgcagccccactaggtcccccacgtttgcatgtcaagtgtttctatgagtgcttgtcccgctctgataccataatgtcacgaccttagctggttttgcctaaggcgtgcggcaccctcgtgcgtccgtccgcaaaggtcagcctccccgaagcctcccattgtcccttaggaccaacaaaagagagaacgggttaaagagaacgcctcaatcgggatccacaagcaaacatgtccgaaaaacacttcatagacaatacaaattacaaacagactttacaagctctgaatagttgcacaacaaagggtaaaatggttcattacagaccgaaaagctctcgaacgtgtccacatgacacaacctttatttacaagcctaaagaggccaccaacccaactaaaatgggacttataagccttcggccgcccctctacctgctatacaaggcatgaacatgccaaaagacaacggacagacataagcattacatccaacatcttgtttagaagtttgtccgttacagctcggtacacccaggtgtaccgagcggtatattcatgcGTGCTACAGTAAtgctacagtgtcggaacggtaGCATAtagtccgcgtaccgaaagtctgtcgaaccgatacgtactgcccgtaccgggcggtacggaccggtactgcaaaccatgcttgCAAGACAGTAAAGGTAACTCCTAATAGTTGTTATGACTTATCATAAGTTTCATGAACTGGTGATCATGGATAGAAACCCTACTTTTTCAGTGTTATATCAGAATTATTAGTATCATATGTGTCCATGTCCTGTGCCGATGTCTTTGCCTCGTAGGTAGCAGCTGTGTCATTTGAGTAAATTACATTTTGTTACAAGTTGTGTTATGGAAGCAAAAATCTGTAAGCCATATTTGGCACACTGAACTTTGTTAACTTTAAAGGTAACTATCATTAACGAAGCATACTCTCCTCTAATGCCAAAATAGTAGGATGCATCCTTTACCtaattaattttgtttttttcTATCTCTTAATGATTTCTTTCATGCATAAGTTTTAGTATTCTTGGgttcctttatcatgatttagatggAATTCTACAACTTTGAATGACTCCTGATTTTTTTGTATAAATATCAGGATTTATATTCTTAGTTCTTCCTATCGCACTTTAAGATGACATCAACAGCAGTTACAGCTGCCTCTATTGGTTCAGTTTGTGCACAACCTAGCTTGGGGGCAAGATCCAAGCCCTCTGGCTTGAGTTTTAGTTGCTCAAAGACCATCAATGTTTTCAGTGGCCTTAAAGCATCATCATCAGTTGTTATCGAAGCAGATACGTCATTTTTGGGAAAGGAAGGCATTGCATCTCTCCAGGCATCTTTTGTTCCCAAGATTAGACCAAAACAAGTATTTTCAAATCAACTCCAGCCCCGAGCATCCTCATTTAAGGTGGCTGTCCTTGGGGCTGCTGGTGGTATTGGCCAACCCCTTGGACTTCTTATCAAGATGTCTCCCTTGGTTTCAGCACTGCATCTTTATGATATCGCAAATGTTAAAGGAGTAGCTGCAGACCTTAGCCATTGCAATACCCCTGCCAAAGTTTTGGATTTCACTGGACAATCAGAGTTAGCCAATTGTTTGAAGGGAATGGATGTGGTTGTCATTCCTGCAGGAGTTCCGAGGAAACCAGGCATGACCCGGGATGATTTATTCAACATCAATGCTGGCATTGTGAAGACACTGGTTGAGGCTGTCGCTGACAATTGCCCCGATGCCTTCATCCATATCATCAGCAACCCAGTGAACTCTACTGTTCCCATAGCCGCAGAAGTACTTAAGCAAAAGGGTGTTTACAATCCTAAGAAGCTTTTTGGAGTGACTACTCTTGATGTCGTCAGAGCTAATGCTTTTGTTGCTCAAAAGAAGAACCTGAAGCTCATTGATGTTGACGTACCAGTTATAGGAGGACATGCTGGAATTACTATCTTACCATTGTTGTCAAAGACGAGGCCATCAGCAACATTTACTGATGAAGAAGTTGAAAAGCTGACTCTAAGAATACAGAATGCTGGGACAGAGGTTGTCGAGGCAAAAGCTGGTGCTGGGTCTGCAACCCTGTCGATGGCATATGCAGCAGCGCGGTTTGTCGAGTCATCGCTTCGTGCTCTTGATGGTGATGGGGATGTTTACGAGTGCTGTTTTGTTGAGTCTGAGCTAACCGAGCTGCCCTTCTTTGCATCACGAGTTAAGCTTGGGAAGAATGGTATAGAAGCATTTATATCTGCTGACCTCCAAGGTCTGACAGACTATGAGGCCAAGGCGCTGGAAGCACTTAAGCCGGAGCTGAAGACCAGCATTGAGAAGGGTGTGGCATTTGTCCACAAGCAGGCAGCAACAGCAAGTGCTGCTGCCTCtgctaattaattttaatattgcttcctcctcttcttggGCAGTTGGTTCCAGGAGAATAGAATAAAGACCGGGATGACCATTTCGTTCCGTTTTGATACTAAAGCAGGTTATCTATTGTTCTAAGTTCTAACCGTGAGAAATCGTGTCCTGGATGAGATGCGGTAGGCAGGCTAAATTGGATTGGTTTCAGGGATGTTCTATATATCGCAGTTGCATTGggtgtttaattttttttgtcgGGGAATATTTTTATTGTGTTGTCCGACCACTCTTAAAGACAGATCATTCATTGATCATAGTGGTCAAGACGGCAAAAAAAAGTTTCTCGAGGTCAATCTAATAGTATTTGGAGTAGGTCTGCTTTTTCTTATGGTGGTAAGAAGTAAGCTACTGGTTTTCCCTGTTCTTTGATGCAACATGAAACCTGGGTTTTTAGACATGCGATAACCAATAGCGCACTGAAAGGAGACAAACTGGATTCGGACTCTTTTAACATCGTGTTGATGTTAAGTTTCTCAGCTCGTGATGTTTGCATCAAATGAAGTGCTTGAAACGATCAGAGATTTTCTCGGTTGCCATAAATCAAATTACCTGAACGCTCGGCTTTGAAATGTGTACAGTGTGCTACCATCATactgcaatgctaagccagtgttGCTATCCAACATCCGGAAAGTCGGCTAACCTTTGGCCAAACCAAACCTCGTAAGGCGGCAACCCAAGGTGCGTCTTATTTTGATGATCATAGACTCAGATCATCAAAAAATCAATTATTGAGCAGGAGAGTCGAATGTCATGTCAAAAATTAGACGTCGAATCGAAAGATTAGTTAACGTACCAGAGATCTAACTTCATGCTAAATGTTCGGACATCGTGACAGAAGAATCATATATTACATCGAAAGATTAGATATCGTGAAAAAATTAATATGCTGATGGAATGGACAATATATCAACAGAAAGGACAATATGTAAGAAGTTCGAATGAAGTGTCGAAAGAGTAGACAATGTACCGAAAGCTTCGAAGATGTGTTGGATGAGTGATTGATTTATCAAGATTTTAAATGAGATCATTTTGAGTTGTTATTGGGTTGAAGTCATTGGACTTGAATTATGACTAAATTAGACTTATTAAAAGATTAAACTAGTGACTTAAACTAAGAAGTCTAAATAGTGGCATCATTATGAGTACTGCCTAAGTCAGCCAACCAACATTATTTGATACGATGGTCTCTTAAGCTTCTTGAGGTTGAGGGCTAGTTGGAAGTTGGAGTGTTGATATAGGATGGATTCGACGCAAGCGTCGTGGAATCTGTTGAATCGGTCGTCGTCACTAATGGGGCATTCCAAGTCACTCTTACACTACCTAATAAGTCTATGATTTGCAATCCAAGAGCAAACAAGTtttcaataatctctctctctcaacacATTTTTGTAGATATAAACCATAagaaaaggaaccataaagatagagagagaagaagaagaagaagaagaagtcagaGTAAGGCACCGTGGTAACGTTGTAAGATTTGGCTAGACGATGGTTAGCGGGATAAGTTTCATCGTTGTTGTTGTTTGGCTAAAGGCCATGGATGTCAAAATTTGCTGCCGACTTCTCCATTGTTGTTCTGACTTGTTTTTGCAGTGTGATCACCGCCACCATGCACATTTGAAAGAAGAGATATGATACTCTATTCTTTTCTTACAAatttgaatttatattttaaaatattttatactagaattattataatttttatgaatatatattttgaatgttaaaataattatttaatttcaTATCGATGATGTTTACCTTATAATGATCATTTAACCTTAAATTATAAGTTgatgaatgtatatatttttatttgatacaTTATCAACGTTTCATAATGAATTAAAATAAGTATCGTTGTTCGTGTGATACATGAATTTcataataaattgatatattttatttttaataataaatatgttTCATGagcatttaatatattttttatgattttttttttttttggtttctaTCGATATGTATGGTTactgatattttttatattatatttattttcagagtaacctATAAATTTGTAATAGATTTGAGACTTGGATAGAAGAGATTTTTTTCGTAGAAATAATTTTGTTTAATTGAATTGTTGCTTTGTGTTGAGCATCTCACAAAGTAGGGAACCTAATAGTAGAGGAATCACACACCGCTGGAAACACTCGGCATTCAATGAGCTTAGATGCTCAGGTTTCCACATTCACGTAAACTTGATACAATTGCCTATTCTTAGATACGTCCCCTATTGCACTCGATTTCCGAAGTATAATTCGTCGCTTTACTGATGAATACTAGCAGTGATCTCAGCTTCAttacttagagagagagagagagagagagaacacttGGTGCGTGAGCCTTGTCGCTTACTTGCATTCTTTAGGATCGGGAGAAGGTTCACTTGCTCCTTGAGCTTGAGGATTGCTCGGAAGTAGGAGTGCTAGTCTCTGATAGACTCAGAGCAGGTACCGTGCGTCTCCCATTCGTGTCTCCAGAACTTGTTGCTATCGCCACTAGGGCATTCCAAGCTTGATAGGTTCACTATCATGCTACCTAACAGGTCACTCTCTCTCACACATTTTATGGATAGAAATCACAAGAAAGAGAGCCACAagatagagaagaagaagaagaagtcaaaATAAGGCACCACCTTGGTGGCATCGTAAGGTTTAGTCGGACGATAGTTAGACGAATAAATTCCATCGTTGTTGTTTGGCCAAAGGCCATGGATGCCAAGATCTGATGTGC is from Musa acuminata AAA Group cultivar baxijiao chromosome BXJ1-6, Cavendish_Baxijiao_AAA, whole genome shotgun sequence and encodes:
- the LOC135675695 gene encoding malate dehydrogenase, chloroplastic-like, coding for MTSTAVTAASIGSVCAQPSLGARSKPSGLSFSCSKTINVFSGLKASSSVVIEADTSFLGKEGIASLQASFVPKIRPKQVFSNQLQPRASSFKVAVLGAAGGIGQPLGLLIKMSPLVSALHLYDIANVKGVAADLSHCNTPAKVLDFTGQSELANCLKGMDVVVIPAGVPRKPGMTRDDLFNINAGIVKTLVEAVADNCPDAFIHIISNPVNSTVPIAAEVLKQKGVYNPKKLFGVTTLDVVRANAFVAQKKNLKLIDVDVPVIGGHAGITILPLLSKTRPSATFTDEEVEKLTLRIQNAGTEVVEAKAGAGSATLSMAYAAARFVESSLRALDGDGDVYECCFVESELTELPFFASRVKLGKNGIEAFISADLQGLTDYEAKALEALKPELKTSIEKGVAFVHKQAATASAAASAN